A stretch of the Sorangium aterium genome encodes the following:
- a CDS encoding thioredoxin family protein has product MARTPSTMLELGTPAPDFRLPDFTGKQVALSDFTRQRALLVMFICNHCPFVKHIRHELARLRRDYGADDVAIVAINSNDIVAYPADNAEAMAREAREVGYTFPYLLDEAQQVARAYRAACTPDFYLFGPDRRLVYRGQLDDSRPGNEVPVTGRDLRAAIDAVLSSAPVPSEQRPSIGCNIKWKPGNEPAYYG; this is encoded by the coding sequence ATGGCACGCACCCCGTCCACGATGCTTGAGCTGGGCACCCCGGCGCCCGACTTCAGGCTGCCCGACTTCACCGGAAAGCAGGTCGCGCTGTCGGATTTCACCCGGCAGCGGGCGCTCCTCGTGATGTTCATCTGCAATCATTGTCCGTTCGTCAAACACATCCGCCACGAGCTCGCCCGGCTGAGGCGCGATTATGGTGCTGACGACGTGGCCATCGTGGCGATCAACTCGAACGATATCGTCGCGTATCCAGCCGACAACGCCGAGGCGATGGCCAGAGAGGCGCGCGAGGTCGGCTACACGTTCCCTTACCTCCTCGACGAGGCCCAGCAGGTCGCCAGGGCGTACCGCGCCGCCTGCACGCCGGATTTCTACCTCTTCGGCCCGGATCGCCGGCTGGTCTACCGCGGTCAGCTCGACGACAGCCGCCCTGGCAACGAGGTCCCCGTGACCGGCCGCGATCTCCGCGCCGCCATCGATGCGGTGCTCTCCTCGGCGCCTGTCCCCTCGGAGCAGCGCCCGAGCATCGGCTGCAACATCAAGTGGAAGCCCGGCAACGAGCCGGCGTATTACGGCTGA
- a CDS encoding glycosyl hydrolase family 18 protein: protein MKLFHQTLMLACSAAFSVSCGGAAERAPSLDEVGSAELSASAAPRAQRAGQAARAPGDHRFCGWLHEFLGDPESTELGYDTFAAHAGAFDAVHPKWWRVASPTSFENHPRGREAPFAGFHDRRVLDGTTAGGAQTRLIPLIAAIDRPDVAAVHAMLHDPALRARHVAGVVALVMENGYDGIDIDYEHLSSVLGPGETVRAERAAFSAFIDELARALHAQGKELSLAVPAVGSAKGVFDYEALSASADHVHVMSYDYHWHGGPHVGPVAPLGWLEETVSYIGSLDGGARREKFIFGLPNYGLLGPEAPGSGGAVVGCEPLSKCLELAGDGYETSTDHMSRCPDDEGGRLAAGRAPNRLLASGERLFFEDLASLEEKVVVAEQGGLGGVTYWSIGGEPGGAAFFSMIERHFPR from the coding sequence ATGAAGCTGTTTCACCAGACTCTGATGCTCGCCTGCTCCGCCGCGTTCTCCGTCTCTTGCGGTGGCGCGGCCGAGCGCGCGCCGTCGCTCGACGAGGTGGGGAGCGCCGAGCTCTCGGCGTCGGCCGCGCCCCGCGCGCAGCGCGCGGGCCAGGCGGCGCGCGCGCCGGGCGATCACCGCTTCTGCGGGTGGCTGCACGAGTTCCTCGGAGATCCCGAGTCGACCGAGCTCGGATACGACACCTTCGCGGCCCACGCCGGGGCGTTCGACGCCGTGCACCCGAAGTGGTGGCGCGTCGCCTCGCCGACCAGCTTCGAGAACCACCCGCGCGGCCGGGAGGCGCCGTTCGCCGGCTTCCACGACCGGCGCGTCCTCGACGGCACGACGGCCGGCGGCGCGCAAACCCGGCTCATCCCCCTCATCGCCGCCATCGACCGGCCCGATGTCGCCGCCGTGCACGCCATGCTCCACGATCCCGCGCTCCGGGCGCGGCACGTGGCGGGCGTCGTCGCGCTCGTGATGGAGAACGGCTACGACGGGATCGACATCGATTACGAGCACCTCTCGTCCGTCCTCGGGCCGGGCGAGACCGTCCGGGCCGAGCGGGCCGCGTTCTCGGCGTTCATCGACGAGCTCGCGCGCGCCCTCCACGCGCAAGGAAAGGAGCTCTCGCTCGCGGTGCCGGCGGTCGGGTCCGCGAAGGGCGTATTCGATTACGAGGCGCTGAGCGCCTCGGCGGATCACGTGCACGTGATGAGCTACGACTACCACTGGCACGGCGGACCGCACGTGGGCCCGGTCGCGCCGCTCGGGTGGCTCGAGGAGACCGTCTCGTACATCGGGTCGCTCGACGGCGGCGCGCGCCGCGAGAAGTTCATCTTCGGGCTGCCGAACTACGGTCTCCTCGGGCCGGAGGCGCCGGGGAGCGGGGGCGCCGTGGTGGGGTGCGAGCCGCTCAGCAAGTGCCTGGAGCTCGCGGGCGACGGTTACGAGACGAGCACCGACCACATGAGCCGGTGCCCGGACGACGAGGGCGGACGGCTCGCAGCGGGGAGGGCCCCGAACCGGCTCCTCGCGAGCGGCGAGCGCCTCTTCTTCGAGGATCTCGCGTCGCTCGAGGAGAAGGTCGTCGTCGCCGAGCAGGGTGGGCTCGGCGGGGTGACGTACTGGAGCATCGGCGGCGAGCCGGGCGGGGCGGCGTTCTTCTCGATGATCGAGCGCCACTTCCCGAGGTGA
- a CDS encoding SAM-dependent methyltransferase, which yields MEIDTTKPHVGRVYDYVLGGHHNYEVDRVAATAIMKLVPTYPKYAKLNRWFIQLVGQQWSEAGITSVLDLASGLPTQGHLNDYLPDARILFSDVDPVSVIYGEQILADKPNMRYIQADLRDPSPLLAAAARFFSAERRIAVGCIGILYMMDDESSRDLLRKLHAFCAPGSVLALSFIMSRGAAAAGQLSSAGSLAGVKVYPRTPEEIAALMAPWKVDECRPLAEWLGVDDFITEEEYEVNPFEMRGLIAHH from the coding sequence ATGGAGATTGACACGACCAAGCCGCACGTCGGTCGGGTTTACGACTACGTTCTCGGAGGACACCACAACTACGAGGTGGATCGCGTCGCTGCCACGGCGATCATGAAGCTCGTACCCACCTATCCGAAGTATGCGAAGCTCAACCGCTGGTTCATCCAGCTCGTGGGGCAGCAATGGTCCGAGGCGGGTATCACGAGCGTGCTCGATCTCGCCTCGGGGTTACCGACGCAGGGCCATCTCAACGACTACCTGCCTGATGCGCGCATCCTGTTTTCGGACGTCGACCCGGTGAGCGTGATCTACGGCGAGCAGATCCTGGCTGACAAGCCGAACATGCGCTACATCCAGGCCGATCTGCGAGATCCGTCGCCGTTGCTCGCGGCGGCGGCGCGGTTCTTCAGCGCAGAGCGCCGCATCGCGGTCGGATGCATCGGCATCCTCTACATGATGGACGATGAGAGCTCGCGCGACCTCCTGCGCAAGCTGCACGCGTTCTGCGCCCCTGGCAGCGTGCTGGCGCTCAGCTTCATCATGTCGCGCGGCGCCGCGGCGGCGGGTCAGCTGAGCAGCGCCGGATCCCTCGCCGGGGTCAAGGTCTACCCGCGCACGCCCGAGGAGATCGCGGCGCTCATGGCCCCATGGAAGGTGGATGAATGCCGGCCTCTGGCGGAGTGGCTCGGCGTCGACGACTTCATTACCGAGGAGGAGTACGAGGTGAACCCGTTCGAGATGCGTGGCTTGATCGCGCATCACTGA
- a CDS encoding SUMF1/EgtB/PvdO family nonheme iron enzyme, translating to MSQNPDRSDPLNIAGSLIADKYRIDHAVGEGGFSVVYRAEHVIWKQPVALKCFTLLAGAPTEQREQLLQAFIQEGKLMTELSSRSAAIVQARDIGTFNAPDGQWLPYMVLEWLDGRPLDQVLFDETSDGAPPRDLRATIALLESAAIALDLVHSRSIAHRDIKPANLFVVGQPRDASTFVKVLDFGIAKVMADHAAAATALAHTGKDITAFTPSYGAPEQFSRTHGATGPWTDVFAMALIMIEVMLGGAPALQGDDYLQLAVASRDPSRRPTPRTLGLAVSDEVEAVFAKALAVAPADRFPTMGRFWSALHRAVFPEDPAWALATGGSSLAPPSGAPSPRASAPRLPSSPRISLQAQTAPTMAAPSTAPGPLPTPTSQPVSVAGSSTAGGAASDAAPRSKGPLLLGGVALALAAGGAITWNLLRGTLPAGEASRSAPVATASATAATPTASAATAAAALSERPTECPAGMVLVPGGKFFMGSDEPEFKLWQPAHKVTIDTFCIDVHEVTAGDYMACSDKGECKRPPAAPDFPNTDGSPAAAHQKTLTVLAEQCTFGKPELAKHPINCLPWSLANAYCQVHGKRLPTEAEWEYAARGSDGRKFPWGDKPGDQTFMNACGTECTAWEKAHGLKPSERMYEADDGFAGTAPVGSFPNGRTRFGADDVVGNVWEWTADWFETYKDEEQVNPKGAPAGDRKAIRGGAYNGGFALWLNPAFRYHQLATASAPGIGFRCAARL from the coding sequence ATGAGCCAGAACCCGGACCGCAGCGATCCGCTCAACATCGCCGGCAGCCTGATCGCCGACAAGTACAGGATCGATCACGCCGTGGGCGAAGGCGGCTTCAGCGTCGTCTACAGGGCCGAGCACGTCATCTGGAAGCAGCCCGTCGCCCTCAAGTGCTTCACCCTCCTCGCGGGCGCGCCGACCGAGCAGCGAGAGCAGCTGCTCCAGGCGTTCATCCAGGAGGGCAAGCTCATGACCGAGCTCTCCAGCCGCTCGGCCGCGATCGTCCAGGCCCGCGACATCGGCACGTTCAACGCGCCGGACGGGCAGTGGCTGCCCTACATGGTCCTCGAGTGGCTCGACGGCAGGCCGCTCGATCAGGTCCTCTTCGACGAGACGAGCGACGGCGCGCCGCCGCGCGACCTGCGCGCGACGATCGCGCTGCTCGAGTCGGCCGCGATCGCGCTCGATCTCGTGCACTCGCGGAGCATCGCGCACCGCGACATCAAGCCGGCGAACCTGTTCGTCGTCGGCCAGCCGCGCGACGCCTCCACGTTCGTGAAGGTGCTCGATTTCGGCATCGCCAAGGTGATGGCCGACCACGCGGCGGCGGCGACGGCGCTCGCGCACACGGGCAAGGACATCACCGCGTTCACGCCGAGCTACGGCGCGCCCGAGCAGTTCAGCCGCACCCACGGCGCGACAGGGCCCTGGACCGACGTCTTCGCGATGGCGCTCATCATGATCGAGGTGATGCTCGGCGGAGCGCCGGCGCTGCAAGGCGACGACTACCTCCAGCTCGCGGTCGCGAGCCGCGATCCGTCGCGCCGGCCGACCCCGCGGACGCTCGGCCTCGCGGTCAGCGACGAGGTCGAGGCGGTCTTCGCGAAGGCGCTCGCCGTCGCGCCGGCGGACCGCTTCCCCACCATGGGCCGCTTCTGGTCGGCGCTGCACCGGGCGGTCTTCCCCGAGGACCCGGCCTGGGCGCTCGCCACGGGCGGCAGCTCGCTCGCGCCCCCGTCCGGCGCGCCGTCGCCCCGCGCTTCCGCGCCGCGGCTCCCGTCCTCGCCGCGGATCTCACTGCAGGCGCAGACCGCGCCGACGATGGCGGCGCCCTCCACGGCCCCGGGGCCGCTGCCCACGCCGACGTCGCAGCCGGTCTCCGTGGCCGGGTCGAGCACCGCGGGGGGCGCCGCGAGCGACGCGGCGCCGAGGTCGAAGGGCCCGCTGCTGCTCGGCGGCGTCGCGCTCGCGCTCGCGGCCGGCGGCGCGATCACCTGGAACCTGCTGCGCGGCACGCTCCCTGCGGGGGAAGCGTCACGGAGCGCGCCGGTCGCGACCGCGTCCGCCACCGCGGCGACGCCTACGGCGAGCGCCGCGACCGCGGCGGCAGCGCTCTCCGAGCGGCCGACCGAGTGCCCTGCAGGCATGGTGCTCGTCCCGGGCGGCAAGTTCTTCATGGGCTCCGACGAGCCGGAGTTCAAGCTGTGGCAGCCCGCGCACAAGGTGACGATCGACACGTTCTGCATCGACGTCCACGAGGTGACCGCGGGCGACTACATGGCGTGCTCGGACAAGGGAGAGTGCAAGCGGCCCCCGGCCGCGCCCGACTTCCCGAACACGGACGGTTCGCCCGCCGCGGCGCACCAGAAGACGCTGACGGTCCTCGCCGAGCAGTGCACCTTCGGCAAGCCCGAGCTCGCGAAGCACCCGATCAACTGCTTGCCGTGGAGCCTCGCGAACGCCTACTGCCAGGTCCACGGCAAGCGCCTGCCGACCGAGGCGGAGTGGGAGTACGCGGCGCGCGGCTCCGACGGGCGCAAATTCCCCTGGGGTGACAAGCCGGGCGATCAAACCTTCATGAACGCGTGCGGCACCGAGTGCACGGCGTGGGAGAAGGCGCACGGGCTCAAGCCGAGCGAGCGCATGTACGAGGCCGACGACGGCTTCGCCGGCACGGCGCCGGTCGGCTCGTTCCCGAACGGCAGGACGAGGTTCGGGGCCGACGACGTTGTCGGCAACGTGTGGGAGTGGACCGCGGACTGGTTCGAGACCTACAAGGACGAGGAGCAGGTGAACCCGAAGGGGGCGCCGGCCGGCGATCGCAAGGCGATCCGGGGCGGCGCTTACAACGGCGGCTTCGCGCTCTGGCTCAACCCGGCGTTCCGCTACCACCAGCTCGCGACGGCGAGCGCGCCGGGCATCGGCTTCCGCTGCGCCGCGCGCCTGTAG
- a CDS encoding STAS domain-containing protein has protein sequence MQSWIGPERQALAKSAAKVLKDNALHNRSGLPPFRLPQVAQQILDELFHFSSAGDTAPVVSLGQKLGQQGLGLRALLGLSRVLLREVLARLPGSTPGALEAVAHVNDYLTLLVDAVAEQEKREVGVQRDEMQLALERAIHNRERELRRVIIELSTPIMPVYDHILVLPLIGKLDTERAGRITECLLREVVDRQARTAIIDVTGVPAMDAEAVDALVRTARALDLLGTHPVLVGIRPEAARALSDQDAHLAGIVVLANLQSGILHALRREGLEVCGSPPPQRGAARSYRGR, from the coding sequence ATGCAGAGCTGGATCGGCCCGGAGCGCCAGGCGCTGGCGAAGAGCGCGGCGAAGGTGCTCAAGGACAACGCCCTACACAACCGCAGCGGTCTCCCACCATTTCGATTGCCGCAGGTCGCGCAGCAGATCCTCGACGAGCTGTTCCATTTCTCCTCTGCCGGCGACACGGCGCCCGTCGTGTCGCTCGGGCAGAAGCTCGGGCAGCAGGGGCTCGGGCTGCGGGCTCTCCTCGGGCTGAGCCGTGTCCTCTTGCGCGAGGTGCTGGCGCGTCTGCCTGGAAGCACGCCCGGAGCGCTGGAGGCGGTGGCGCACGTGAACGATTACCTGACGCTGCTCGTGGACGCGGTGGCGGAGCAGGAGAAGCGCGAGGTCGGCGTCCAGCGCGACGAGATGCAGCTCGCGCTCGAGCGCGCCATCCATAACCGCGAGCGCGAGCTGCGCCGTGTGATCATCGAGCTCTCGACGCCGATCATGCCCGTGTATGATCATATCTTGGTGCTGCCGCTCATTGGAAAGCTCGATACCGAGCGAGCGGGGAGGATCACCGAGTGCCTCTTGCGAGAGGTGGTGGACCGGCAAGCGCGCACCGCGATCATCGACGTGACCGGCGTGCCGGCGATGGACGCGGAGGCCGTCGACGCGCTCGTGCGCACCGCGCGCGCGCTCGACCTCCTCGGCACCCACCCGGTGCTGGTCGGCATCCGCCCCGAGGCAGCCCGCGCGCTGAGCGATCAGGACGCCCACCTCGCGGGCATCGTGGTCCTGGCCAACCTTCAAAGCGGCATCCTCCATGCGCTGCGGCGGGAGGGGCTCGAGGTCTGTGGCAGTCCGCCCCCGCAGCGAGGGGCTGCTCGCTCGTATCGCGGCCGTTGA